In the genome of Kitasatospora cathayae, one region contains:
- a CDS encoding TetR/AcrR family transcriptional regulator — MAQSSANPPGRLRRDAQRNRDLLVAAAREMFSRHGLDVPLDQIAKEAGVGNATLYRHFPTREALIAEVFADAGAGLAEAGREALAAEDAWTGLERYFERIFELVAADRGINDLVTQAIPTIPGMLEISRGHATTVGALIARAQEQGTMRRDVVTMDLLFLLGPLCRALPAATELRPDLWRRYLALLLDGFRTRATHPLPVPPIGEEHLDRMFADLWEAQAPEA; from the coding sequence ATGGCACAGAGCAGCGCGAACCCCCCGGGACGCCTCCGGCGCGACGCGCAGCGCAACCGCGATCTGCTGGTCGCCGCGGCCCGCGAGATGTTCTCCCGGCACGGCCTCGACGTCCCGCTGGACCAGATCGCCAAGGAGGCCGGCGTCGGCAACGCCACCCTCTACCGGCACTTCCCGACCCGCGAGGCGCTGATCGCCGAGGTCTTCGCGGACGCCGGAGCCGGTCTGGCCGAGGCCGGACGGGAGGCGCTCGCCGCCGAGGACGCCTGGACCGGCCTGGAACGCTACTTCGAGCGGATCTTCGAACTCGTCGCCGCCGACCGGGGCATCAACGACCTGGTCACCCAGGCCATCCCGACCATCCCCGGCATGCTCGAGATCAGCCGCGGGCACGCCACCACCGTCGGCGCCCTCATCGCCCGCGCCCAGGAACAGGGCACGATGCGGCGCGACGTGGTCACCATGGACCTGCTCTTCCTGCTCGGCCCGCTCTGCCGCGCCCTGCCCGCCGCCACCGAGTTGCGCCCCGACCTCTGGCGCCGCTACCTCGCTCTGCTGCTCGACGGCTTCCGCACCCGGGCCACCCATCCGCTGCCGGTGCCGCCGATCGGCGAGGAGCACCTGGACCGGATGTTCGCCGACCTGTGGGAGGCGCAGGCGCCGGAGGCCTGA
- a CDS encoding ribonuclease, whose amino-acid sequence MTRTLRAWKSRAAAITAVALLTLAPVAVATDAHADVSGTVCLSALPPEATDTLNLIASDGPFPYSQDGVVFTNRESVLPSQSYGYYHEYTVITPGAPTRGARRIVTGQQDQEDYYTGDHYATFSLIDQTC is encoded by the coding sequence ATGACTCGCACTCTACGCGCGTGGAAGTCCCGCGCTGCCGCCATCACCGCCGTCGCCCTGCTGACCCTCGCTCCCGTCGCCGTCGCCACCGACGCACACGCCGACGTGAGCGGCACCGTGTGCCTGTCCGCGCTTCCGCCGGAGGCCACCGACACCCTCAACCTGATCGCCTCGGACGGGCCGTTCCCGTACTCGCAGGACGGCGTGGTCTTCACGAACAGAGAGAGCGTGCTGCCCAGTCAGTCCTACGGGTACTACCACGAGTACACCGTCATCACGCCGGGTGCCCCGACCCGCGGCGCCCGCCGGATCGTGACCGGCCAGCAGGACCAGGAGGACTACTACACCGGCGACCACTACGCCACTTTCTCCCTCATCGACCAGACCTGCTGA